AAACTCGAACGAAACGTTAATCTGCCCCTGGACTTCTGCCAGACTCTGATTCAGGGCATCCCGCTGGCTGGCGTGAAAAAAGCTCATACCTTACCTCATCAATCGCTTGTAGTTATATGTTGTGTTGTGCACATCTATCCGTTTAGACGTCCAGATGTAAAGATGAAGGAAAAGCTGAAGGGCGTCAACCGAAAAATGACCAATGATGGTGAGGAAAAATCAGGGAAGATGAAAAAAACTCATCTTAATTAGAGGTAATAAAGAGATTTCTTTATAGCGCAATCAACCTCACTCGTTTTGACTGATATACAGGCAACACAACGGCACCTGTTCTCATTCGAAAAACAACGCCCTGCCACCGGATGGTGATGCTAAAGCATCTGATTCGGCCTGCGCTCTCGTGTAGGCCGAATACAGAATCTGCGAAATCAACTGGTAACAAACAGTAGAGTCAACTCAGTGCGTACTTTTATTTAATATCTTTCACGCGCATACCGTTGATCTGTTCATCCGTGATGGTATTACCCGCTTTAAAGTAATCAACCACCGCGTGATAAACGTAATAACCGCCCGTCGTATTGCGCGCTTTACCCTCGGTAAACGCGGTAAAACCATCTCCACCATCAGCAAGGAAACTCTGAGTAGCAATGTGGTAAACCGTCGCATCTTCAATCGGTTTGCCATTCAGCGTCAGCGAGATAACCCGCTGACCAACCGGCTTGCTGCTGTCGTACTTCATTTCCAGGCCTTTCGATACCTGTAAAACGCCATTACTTAAACTTGCGCCGTGTTCCATCAAACTGCGTAATTGTTTACCCGTGAGTTCCATCGTCACCAGTTCGTTGGGGAACGGGAAGGTACTGATGACGCCACCCATCGTAATTGCACCCGCCGGGATCTCATTGCGAATCCCACCAGAGTTGGTTAACGCCAACTGGGTATTTTTACCCGCCGCTGCCAGCAAAGCGTCTGCCGCCAGGTTCCCGAGAGAAGCTGATTCACCATAGGCACGTTTTAGTTCAACCGGCGATTGCGCCACCGTTTGCTGCACGACTTCATCCAGCTTTTTATTCCAACTATCAATCACCTGTTTTGTTTGCGGATCGGGCTTCCACTCGTCGGCGTAAAGGGTTTTAAGCTCGAAGTTTTTCACCGTAAAAGTGTGCGGCTTCTCTTTGTAGTCGAGAACCAGTTTACCCACATCAATCCCGCCGCTGTCAGTGGAGAGGATTAACGTATTGCCGACTTTAATCGGTTCCGGCGTACCCACATGTGCATGCCCGGTGATCAAAATATCCAGCCCTTTCACCTGACTTGCCGTCTGAATATCTTTATCCAGTGCGCGGCGCACATCTGTGCCCCCCATACTGGACTGGCGGGCCGGAACACCTTCGTGAATCAGCGCAACGGTCAAATCAACCTTGCCTTTGAGTTCATCGATATAACGTTGTAGCCATTTAATTTCATCACGCGCCTCAATACCCACTCGCGTTGCCGCAGATACCGTATCATTAAAGGCAAATACACCGTGCAAACCAATCACGCCAATTTTCACGCCGTCTTTTTCAATGATGGTATAGGGCTTATCCCAGAATGATTTACTGCTGTTCTGATAAAAAACATTACCCTGCACAATCGGGAATTTTGCCTGACTCAACTGTAATAACGTATTGTCCCAGCCGTGATCAAATTCATGATTACCTATAGTGACCGCATCGAATGGCATGGTATTCATAATATCGATAATCGCCTTGCCTTTAGTCAGGCTGCTGATATACGGCCCGGTAAAATAGTCACCCGCATCAAAAAACCAGGTCGCTTTGTTTTTAGCTTTTTCTTGTTTAACAAGCGTAGTGATATTTGCCCAGCCGCCAATATCCCGTTTACCGTCAGCAATCCACGGCACTTTATAAGGCTCTACATGTGCATGGAGGTCGTTGGTATAAATAATGGTGACATCTTTGGCGCAGGCCCAAAACGGCAGTGTTAATGCGATACCCGCAGCAAGCATTTTAATTTTCATAAACAATCCCTTCCAGTGAGATAAAGGATTGCTACATTACGTTCTGAAAGAGTTATTTATGTGAGAGAAATCACATCCACAGGGGAGCGTCGCCGGACAAAATCAACGACCTTGTGAAATCGTTGGTGATATATGTCGACTCTGTTTACGATTAATGCCTGCAAGTCGTTTGGTTGCCGTAATTTAGGGCAGCCAACATCTAAAGATTACAGCTGGCCCGACTATCGACTGGGTTATCCGGCATTGCACTGTCGGGCATGTGGCAGTTACCCGCCGTTGTTTGACGAGCAACAATTTCGTGACTGGCTGTCAGTTCACTTATCTACTTTTGCAACTGAGAAAGGCCATTTTTGCCCGGTATGTTATGGCACAGAGACGATTTGTTATGGTCACAATCCACAGGGATCGCAACGCATTCAATGTCGTAACTGCAAAAAAGTCTGGACACCCAAACAATATCAGAAAGAAATAACGCCTCCCGAAATAATCGAAACGGTTGCTCTTCTGGTGCCATTTCAGGGAGCCAGCGGCGGGCAAAAATTGTATGTTTTAATGAGTTTTGATGCTCTTCGCGGTAATATTCTTCATCTTTCTACTAATTACACGCTGCATCAGGCTGGAGAAAGTCTGCATTATCGATACAGAGGAAATGCAGAATCAGAGTTACACGACAATAATATTGTACAACGCGTTGATATGCGCGAAGCACAATTTCTACGCCGCAGTCAGTTTGATGAAATTCAGTATGGCAGCGCAGCGCTCAAGCGCAATGCTAAAGGCGCTATTCTGCGTCCGGTTATCTCGGCGCACGGGCATTTCAGGGTACTGAATATTCTCTTCCCTACGGTAAAAACGCATGTAATTTCACACGAGTGTTTTTTAAGAGGTGCGATTATTACGGCCTGGGCTGATCTGTTTCGCCAACAGCAAGGTGAAATCTGGTTTATTGAAGAGGAAATCGCTGACAGTACCGATAATACGCCCTGGTGCTTTCAGGGAACAACTTATCACGGCTGGTGGAAAAATCAGTGGCAACTCTGGGTACAGGGAAAAAATCGTAAAATGGTATGTGCATTAACGGGCGGAAAGAGTAGCAAAGCAGAAATGCTCTCTTTAGCAACCAGCAGACATTTTATCCACTGGCTACATAAACAAGCCGTATTTACTCACAGCACCCCGCTTTCAGCAGGGCGCGTTACGCAAATACTGCTTTCTCTGGCTCAGGATTACAACAACTGCGCCAGACGGTTAATATCCGACTGAATCGCCCCGGCGGTGACGTCGCGCCCTGCACCTGGCCCGCGGATCACCAGCGGGTTGTCGCGATACCAGCGGCTTTCGATGGCAAAGACGTTATCGCACGGTAGTAGTGATGCCAGCGGATGGTCTTCTCGCACCGCTTCCACGCCTACTCGCGCTTTGCCGTTGGCATCGAAACGCGCCACGTAGCGCAACACCAGCCCCATTTCACGGGCCGCTTCCAACCGTTGTACCATCTGCTCATTAAGTTCATCGCCATTTTCAAAGAAATGGTCGATGCTTCCACCTTCGCAATGGGTTGGCACCAGTGATTCAACACGCACCTGGTCCGGTTCAATGTTGTAACCCGCTTCACGCGCCAGAATCACCAGCTTGCGCATCACGTCTTTGCCGGAGAGGTCATCACGCGGGTCAGGTTCAGTTAAGCCCTGCTGCCACGCCTGATCCACCAGCTCGGTAAACGGCACGCTACCGTCGAATTGCAGGAACAGCCAGGAGAGTGTGCCGGAGAAGATCCCGCTGATCGACAAAATAGTGTCGCCGCTGTCGATCAGATCGCGCACGGTATGGTTGATCGGCAAACCTGCGCCGACGGTGGCGTTGTATAGCCAGTGACGCCCGGTTTTTTCGAACGCGTCGTGGATCTGGCGATATTTATTGCTGTCGCTCGCTCCCGCCAGTTTGTTGGCACTGATGACGTGGAAACCGTGGCTGGCGAAATCGAGGTATTGATCGGCCAGTTGCTGACTGGCGGTAACGTCCAGCACCACTAAATCATCATACGGATGGGCACGCATCCACAGGAATAGCGACTCTTCATCCTGCTCGACGGCTTCATCATTAAAGAAGGCTAGCGCGCGGCTGGCGTCCAGCCCGTCATAGCTCAACAGGCTACGGCGGCTGTCCACCACGCCTGCCAGCACAAATTCAAAGCCGGTGCGCGCCGAGAGCGTGCTCTGCTCACGGGCGAACAGTTCCAGCCAGCGGGAACCGATATTGCCCTTACCGAACAATACCAGGCCGATGCGTTTTTCTGCGCGGAAGACGGACTGATGCAGCCCCTGAATCAGGCTTTCGGTCGGCCCGGTGCGCAGTACTGCCACCAGGCTGATGCCGTCATCGGACTGCCAGGTAAACTCGACCGGCTGGCCTTTCAGTTGCTGCCAGAAGCGGTGGCAATGCAGCGGGTTACGGGTGACGCCTGCACCAACCATCGCCACCAGCGCCAGCCCCTGACGCAGGCGCAGTTCGCCGGGTAATCCCGCTTCGTCGAGGATTTTCAGCGCACTGTCGGCCACTTCCGAGGTGTAGCAAAATTGCAGCAACTGGCGATCGTTATGCACGCCAACTGCCAGTGGGCGCACCTGAGCACGTTTCAG
The nucleotide sequence above comes from Escherichia coli. Encoded proteins:
- the metL gene encoding bifunctional aspartate kinase/homoserine dehydrogenase II, whose amino-acid sequence is MSVIAQAGAKGRQLHKFGGSSLADVKCYLRVAGIMAEYSQPDDMMVVSAAGSTTNQLINWLKLSQTDRLSAHQVQQTLRRYQCDLISGLLPAEEADSLISAFVSDLERLAALLDSGINDAVYAEVVGHGEVWSARLMSAVLNQQGLPAAWLDAREFLRAERAAQPQVDEGLSYPLLQQLLVQHPGKRLVVTGFISRNNAGETVLLGRNGSDYSATQIGALAGVSRVTIWSDVAGVYSADPRKVKDACLLPLLRLDEASELARLAAPVLHARTLQPVSGSEIDLQLRCSYTPDQGSTRIERVLASGTGARIVTSHDDVCLIEFQVPASQDFKLAHKEIDQILKRAQVRPLAVGVHNDRQLLQFCYTSEVADSALKILDEAGLPGELRLRQGLALVAMVGAGVTRNPLHCHRFWQQLKGQPVEFTWQSDDGISLVAVLRTGPTESLIQGLHQSVFRAEKRIGLVLFGKGNIGSRWLELFAREQSTLSARTGFEFVLAGVVDSRRSLLSYDGLDASRALAFFNDEAVEQDEESLFLWMRAHPYDDLVVLDVTASQQLADQYLDFASHGFHVISANKLAGASDSNKYRQIHDAFEKTGRHWLYNATVGAGLPINHTVRDLIDSGDTILSISGIFSGTLSWLFLQFDGSVPFTELVDQAWQQGLTEPDPRDDLSGKDVMRKLVILAREAGYNIEPDQVRVESLVPTHCEGGSIDHFFENGDELNEQMVQRLEAAREMGLVLRYVARFDANGKARVGVEAVREDHPLASLLPCDNVFAIESRWYRDNPLVIRGPGAGRDVTAGAIQSDINRLAQLL
- a CDS encoding bifunctional metallophosphatase/5'-nucleotidase encodes the protein MKIKMLAAGIALTLPFWACAKDVTIIYTNDLHAHVEPYKVPWIADGKRDIGGWANITTLVKQEKAKNKATWFFDAGDYFTGPYISSLTKGKAIIDIMNTMPFDAVTIGNHEFDHGWDNTLLQLSQAKFPIVQGNVFYQNSSKSFWDKPYTIIEKDGVKIGVIGLHGVFAFNDTVSAATRVGIEARDEIKWLQRYIDELKGKVDLTVALIHEGVPARQSSMGGTDVRRALDKDIQTASQVKGLDILITGHAHVGTPEPIKVGNTLILSTDSGGIDVGKLVLDYKEKPHTFTVKNFELKTLYADEWKPDPQTKQVIDSWNKKLDEVVQQTVAQSPVELKRAYGESASLGNLAADALLAAAGKNTQLALTNSGGIRNEIPAGAITMGGVISTFPFPNELVTMELTGKQLRSLMEHGASLSNGVLQVSKGLEMKYDSSKPVGQRVISLTLNGKPIEDATVYHIATQSFLADGGDGFTAFTEGKARNTTGGYYVYHAVVDYFKAGNTITDEQINGMRVKDIK